In Penicillium psychrofluorescens genome assembly, chromosome: 5, a single window of DNA contains:
- a CDS encoding uncharacterized protein (ID:PFLUO_007411-T1.cds;~source:funannotate) encodes MADAFPAVLTGPSSKERRYDRQLRLWAATGQQALEDSRVLLVNSDGTFGPQSTGVAGVAGVEALKNLVLPGIGGITIVDPATVTEVDLGVNFFLEAESLGKSRAEETCRLLRELNPDVQGYAYSKPVSQLLQDPNFLAQHKLVIISGPTKRSTLQAVCQEAKNLGIPVLYTHSVGFYSMFSLQLPAEFPIVETHPDPESTQDLRLLNPWPELIAAGTALGDLSSMDDHQHGHVPYILLLLHFIEQWKQTHAGKPPSNYKEKTEFREFVRSQARTNTPEGGEENFDEAVGAVMKTISPFELRSSIREIFAMDQCQQLKPDSPDFWIIASAIHKFCEENKGLLPLPGSLPDMKAQSADYVSLQNIYKAKARRDVDEVTATVRQLETQIGRTAPIPEREIEVFCKNAADIKVVRGRHIPLLSEDSDAATTKTIRGGFALDDRLVAIYVAFEILDAVVSEVQSIADTENGGDQLRLPNIEDEELWTKHTDRILKVLARDTGTDIPPEQKDILEDAMWELRRTEGGELHNISALTGGLVAQEALKVLTQQYVPLDNTCVFDGARSQTAMYRL; translated from the exons ATGGCCGACGCATTCCCCGCAGTCCTAACAGGCCCCTCCTCCAAAGAGCGCCGCTACGACCGCCAGCTCCGTCTCTGGGCCGCTACGGGCCAGCAAGCTCTAGAAGACTCGCGTGTGCTCCTGGTCAACTCAGACGGCACGTTCGGCCCACAATCCACCGGCGTGGCAGGTGTCGCGGGAGTCGAGGCACTCAAGAACCTCGTCTTACCCGGCATCGGTGGGATTACAATCGTCGATCCGGCAACTGTGACAGAGGTGGACCTGGGCGTGAACTTCTTCCTGGAGGCAGAGTCGCTAGGCAAGTCCCGCGCCGAAGAAACGTGTCGGTTGCTGCGGGAGTTGAACCCGGATGTGCAAGGGTATGCTTACTCCAAG CCCGTCtcgcagctcctccaggatCCCAacttcctcgcccagcataAGCTAGTGATCATCTCCGGACCGACGAAACGCTCCACTCTGCAAGCTGTCTGCCAGGAAGCAAAGAACCTCGGTATTCCCGTGCTGTACACACACTCCGTGGGCTTCTACTCGATGTTTTCTCTGCAACTACCCGCTGAATTCCCCATTGTCGAAACGCACCCAGATCCGGAATCAACACAGGACCTGCGTCTCCTCAACCCATGGCCTGAGCTCATCGCCGCAGGAACAGCGCTGGGTGACCTAAGCAGCATGGACGACCACCAGCACGGCCATGTGCCGTACATTCTGTTACTGCTCCATTTCATAGAGCAATGGAAACAAACGCATGCCGGCAAACCTCCAAGTAACTacaaagaaaagacagaatTTCGTGAATTCGTCCGCTCACAAGCACGCACGAATACCCCCGAgggcggcgaggagaacttTGACGAAGCTGTGGGGGCAGTGATGAAAACCATTTCGCCCTTTGAGCTGCGCAGCTCAATTCGTGAGATCTTCGCGATGGACCAGTGTCAGCAACTAAAACCCGACTCCCCTGATTTCTGGATTATCGCCTCAGCTATCCATAAATTCTGCGAGGAGAACAAGGGCCTGCTTCCCCTGCCAGGCTCATTGCCCGATATGAAAGCCCAATCGGCAGACTACGTCTCGCTACAGAATATCTACAAGGCCAAAGCACGCCGCGACGTTGATGAGGTAACCGCTACAGTGCGACAGCTAGAGACACAGATAGGACGTACCGCTCCGATCCCCGAGCGTGAAATCGAGGTGTTTTGCAAGAACGCAGCAGATATCAAGGTCGTGCGGGGCCGACATATCCCCTTGCTCTCGGAGGACAGCGACGCAGCAACGACCAAAACAATCAGAGGAGGGTTTGCCTTGGACGACAGGCTGGTCGCGATCTACGTCGCAttcgagatcctcgatgcAGTGGTGAGCGAAGTCCAATCCATAGCCGACACGGAAAACGGCGGAGACCAACTCCGCCTGCCCAACATTGAAGACGAGGAGCTCTGGACCAAACACACAGACCGCATTCTGAAAGTTCTTGCTCGGGACACGGGCACTGATATTCCCCCTGAGCAGAAGGATATACTGGAGGATGCGATGTGGGAACTCCGTCGGACCGAGGGCGGCGAGTTGCATAATATCTCTGCGTTGACGGGGGGCCTAGTTGCGCAGGAGGCATTGAAGGTCTTGACCCAGCAGTATGTCCCGCTGGACAATACGTGTGTCTTTGACGGGGCGCGTAGTCAGACCGCGATGTACCGCTTGTGA
- a CDS encoding uncharacterized protein (ID:PFLUO_007412-T1.cds;~source:funannotate), producing MADADEDTTRSPATGAEQIETDLSDETQDFRLLNHLNFLTDTSNSSLPRRGEKDFEPNPTEFQADVLSASRQAMHNALSYPRIHAPKNQVVAFYSPDGPIPPPAHPVREPLEAVDEYRKTSNSEPKTNPSRVSEKGVGVSAEACVCVPSPKGTYFKSMGQADRWNRIWLLPEEALYMLERGSLDIRWPQELTGSVDELSIPMSLQAAYTCFIGRGGLTLERFSVYTGLKRLGYALIRGPGWDDQVDEASNAQDRALQLNPTQRGPGLGGIFSRLFEWIHDPLSTASTTTGPVVGCGIHRSYADVYRKLAIIPWYDPVTPQPNLEPSAPFRVVYHIYKPSTSYKKTAPPPPDFRIAVLSTREQSTLPTLTQLSALLHSTPLVPPHGEKMNRMMYMRLRHGYRNVILAIVDQGVVSYLRVGDAAFGKEKLFENVKPVAGTKRSGFSKKSKGS from the exons ATggccgacgccgacgaggataCAACCAGATCGCCTGCCACCGGCGCAGAGCAAATCGAAACCGACCTGTCCGACGAAACACAGGACTTCCGCCTATTGAACCATCTCAACTT TCTCACCGACACATCCAATAGCAGCCTCCCCCGCCGCGGCGAAAAGGACTTTGAACCAAACCCAACCGAGTTCCAAGCCGATGTCCTCTCCGCCTCGCGCCAGGCCATGCACAATGCGCTCTCGTATCCGCGCATCCACGCGCCAAAAAACCAGGTCGTGGCCTTCTACTCGCCAGATGGGCCAATTCCACCGCCTGCGCACCCAGTGCGCGAGCCATTGGAAGCCGTGGATGAATATAGAAAGACGTCAAACTCGGAACCGAAGACAAACCCTTCCAGGGTCTCAGAGAAGGGCGTCGGTGTCTCTGCTGAAGCGTGTGTTTGTGTTCCCAGCCCGAAGGGAACCTACTTCAAGTCGATGGGACAGGCAGATCGGTGGAATCGCATTTGGTTGTTGCCCGAGGAGGCGCTGTACATGCTTGAGCGCGGGTCCCTGGATATCAGGTGGCCGCAGGAGTTGACTGGTTCGGTCGACGAACTATCGATTCCAATGAGTCTACAGGCGGCATATACGTGCTTCATTGGACGGGGCGGACTCACGCTTGAGAGGTTCTCGGTGTATACCGGACTAAAACGGTTAGGGTATGCGCTCATCAGGGGTCCTGGGTGGGATGACcaggtggacgaggccaGTAATGCACAGGACCGTGCATTACAGTTAAATCCCACGCAACGAGGTCCAGGACTCGGGGGGATCTTCAGTCGTCTTTTCGAATGGATCCACGATCCGCTCTCCACAGCCTCCACCACAACCGGCCCCGTCGTGGGCTGCGGCATCCATCGCAGCTATG CTGATGTATACCGCAAactcgccatcatccccTGGTACGACCCCGTCACCCCACAACCAAATCTCGAACCCAGCGCACCGTTCCGCGTGGTATATCACATCTACAAACCATCAACCAGCTACAAGAAAACTGccccgccaccaccagacTTCAGAATCGCAGTGCTCAGCACACGCGAGCAGAGCACGCTCCCGACCTTAACGCAGCTCAGCGCGCTCCTCCATTCGACGCCTCTGGTTCCGCCGCAcggagagaagatgaacaGGATGATGTACATGCGTCTGCGGCATGGGTATCGCAATGTCATTCTTGCGATTGTTGACCAGGGAGTTGTGAGCTATCTCCGGGTTGGGGATGCGGCGTTTGGGAAGGAGAAGCTTTTTGAGAATGTGAAGCCTGTCGCTGGGACGAAGCGGAGTGGGTTTTCGAAGAAATCGAAGGGGAGCTGA
- a CDS encoding uncharacterized protein (ID:PFLUO_007413-T1.cds;~source:funannotate), whose product MESNTQHAVTYNETLRKINNSLENALNTFGRSSRQYQTVLEILKNCLLDIEREKQKQTVDPDMLSTAMGFLQLGG is encoded by the exons ATGGAGTCCAACACCCAGCATGCAGTGACGTACAACGAGACTTTGCGCAAA ATCAACAACAGTCTCGAGAACGCCTTGAACACTTTCGGCCGGTCCTCGCGACAATACCAGACGGTGTTAGAAATCCTCAAGAACTGCCTACTGGATATCGAGCGCGAAAAGCAAAAGCAGACTGTTGACCCAGACATGCTGAGTACCGCGATGGGATTTCTACAGCTGGGAGGATGA
- a CDS encoding uncharacterized protein (ID:PFLUO_007414-T1.cds;~source:funannotate), with protein MSAFVRISGPPNGNFLIGYPGISATMPRIEGKVEIRPSAGITAPVNVSLVTISLMRKETIHPQADSVTKKRLAPPRKEVTDIVGKEMLLFRCPAGREHEEVISMDLPFVLFIPFGRGGRDSSRRVPPASLQLPSRTAETTYEMVVTVQQGQTEQKKYPFPVPMARYDTLSTFGMYNRPESAERVSDHLVTLAISLPRWSYGPLDPVSVYVKLSPNQDWMGKARKVTISKITIGIDEEIIYNHEGDEPQRKVKTLTKKTESIGIRLPHSGYLTNLGLVFPAKDPRDSDGILPRSKPQFPMYAVSGFTTTASLYKIEYYLTVRAHLTSARDITIRQPIVVCPLDHAGCKEEMEAIEQAARDAAHVNPDNPMLPLPSIVRPSDPNALSHLGCAIVGNQKKPLID; from the exons cccCGGATCGAAGGCAAAGTCGAGATCCGGCCCAGCGCCGGCATCACTGCGCCCGTCAACGTGTCCCTCGTCACCATCTCCCTCATGCGTAAAGAGACCATTCACCCGCAAGCCGACTCCGTCACCAAAAAGCGTCTGGCGCCCCCGCGGAAGGAGGTTACCGATATCGTGGGTAAGGAGATGCTGCTGTTTCGATGTCCCGCGGGCCGTGAACACGAGGAGGTCATTTCAATGGATCTGCCCTTTGTGCTGTTCATCCCATTCGGACGTGGGGGACGGGATTCCTCGCGGCGCGTCCCGCCTGCCAGTCTACAGCTCCCCAGTCGCACCGCCGAAACAACCTATGAGATGGTAGTCACCGTCCAGCAGGGACAAACGGAGCAAAAGAAATATCCGTTCCCGGTGCCTATGGCGCGATATGATACCCTCTCGACCTTTGGCATGTATAACCGTCCCGAGTCGGCGGAGCGGGTATCAGACCATCTGGTGACATTGGCCATCTCCCTGCCGCGGTGGTCGTATGGCCCACTCGACCCCGTCAGCGTCTATGTGAAATTGTCCCCGAATCAGGACTGGATGGGCAAAGCGCGGAAAGTGACCATCAGCAAGATCACCATCGGCATTGACGAGGAGATCATCTACAACCATGAGGGCGACGAGCCACAACGCAAGGTCAAGACGTTGACCAAGAAAACCGAGAGCATCGGGATCCGACTGCCCCATTCCGGGTATTTGACAAACCTGGGTCTGGTATTTCCCGCCAAGGACCCCCGAGATTCAGACGGGATCTTGCCTCGGAGCAAACCCCAGTTCCCCATGTATGCGGTCAGCGGGTTCACCACCACTGCCAGTCTCTACAAAATCGAGTACTATCTCACAGTGCGG GCCCATTTGACCTCCGCACGAGACATCACCATCCGCCAGCCGATCGTGGTCTGCCCGCTCGACCACGCCGGATGCAAAGAAGAGATGGAGGCCATCGAACAAGCCGCCCGAGACGCTGCCCACGTCAACCCAGATAACCCAATGCTGCCGCTCCCCTCGATCGTGCGTCCCTCCGATCCCAATGCCCTGAGTCACCTCGGGTgtgccatcgtcggcaacCAGAAGAAACCGTTGATCGACTGA